In Psychrobacter ciconiae, the following are encoded in one genomic region:
- a CDS encoding glycosyltransferase family 2 protein, which translates to MSESPPYLSIIMPAYNDAQALQLFLPQVFEFTQTLSLPADYQSPTSFKSYEIVIIDDGSRDELVEVIENAIPNLPRNTTLKLLRLSRNFGKEPALSAGIDAAQGKIIAMIDADGQHPLSVLKQMLSMIENTDVDMVAGIQADRPSESKLARAFKSGFYHFIQDGQRYEIRPNAGDFRVMNQKVVKALRALPERQRFMKGLYAWVGFNTVYLPFTADSRDMGESKFNYGSLFELALVGITSFSQKPLRLISRVGFLVSLFAFLYGLFIVIDTLLFGSDVAGWATVAAGIMFSTGIQLVCLGVIGEYIGRLYEEVKQRPLYLVTETISSEDLAIKKDDFLPPIDSAHRL; encoded by the coding sequence ATGAGTGAGTCGCCGCCTTATTTGTCGATTATCATGCCCGCTTATAATGATGCTCAGGCGCTACAGCTGTTTTTGCCGCAAGTTTTTGAATTTACTCAAACGCTAAGCTTGCCTGCCGATTATCAATCGCCAACAAGCTTTAAAAGCTATGAGATTGTCATTATCGATGATGGCAGCCGTGATGAGCTGGTCGAGGTCATCGAAAACGCTATCCCAAATCTTCCGCGCAATACCACACTTAAATTGCTGCGATTGTCACGAAACTTTGGCAAAGAGCCTGCTTTAAGCGCGGGAATAGACGCCGCTCAGGGCAAGATTATTGCCATGATTGATGCCGATGGTCAGCATCCGCTTTCGGTGCTTAAGCAGATGCTGTCGATGATTGAAAATACGGATGTCGACATGGTCGCTGGCATCCAAGCTGATCGCCCAAGTGAAAGTAAGCTTGCGCGCGCCTTTAAAAGTGGCTTTTATCACTTTATCCAAGACGGTCAGCGCTATGAGATTCGCCCTAATGCCGGCGACTTTCGGGTGATGAATCAAAAGGTGGTCAAGGCCTTGCGGGCACTTCCTGAACGGCAGCGGTTTATGAAAGGACTTTATGCTTGGGTGGGTTTTAATACGGTCTATTTGCCATTCACCGCCGACAGTCGCGATATGGGCGAGAGTAAGTTTAATTACGGCAGCTTATTTGAGTTGGCGCTTGTTGGGATTACGTCATTTTCCCAAAAGCCGTTGCGGCTGATTTCTCGAGTGGGATTTTTAGTATCATTATTTGCATTTTTATACGGGCTATTTATTGTTATTGATACGTTGCTGTTTGGCAGTGATGTGGCGGGTTGGGCGACTGTTGCGGCAGGGATTATGTTTTCAACGGGAATTCAGTTGGTTTGCCTCGGCGTCATTGGTGAATACATTGGCAGGCTGTACGAGGAGGTCAAGCAGCGACCGCTTTATTTAGTGACTGAGACCATCAGCAGCGAAGACTTGGCAATAAAAAAAGACGATTTTTTGCCACCTATTGATAGTGCCCACCGCCTATGA
- a CDS encoding glycosyltransferase family 39 protein: MLAYFLIWSIAPAFLASSVPIDVGEGINWGSEWQLGYYKHPPFSSWVLFSFYQLFGHVGPYLLSQLYVILTLVLVYQLGRKVLSQDLAFLGSILTLAVLYYSYPSLEFNHNVAQFPIWAGLYLTFYNSVTRGKLSDWLLFGVIGGLGMLTKYPVIFLLIPMAIYLLLPKQWSLLKRPYPWLSAAVMVAVFSPHLYWLITHDWLPLTYASARSEEADEMSGILGGHLSWLRFVGAQITAHIPLIIMLLLSYKSLLKLKDYQNQLSKELALIWYLWAAPVAVLVVLSLVFGLGLRDMWGSPMWALSGLLAVSFIAPSAQAAALKKLPRALFVWLALVTVLMLVYVGAGDKLRHKPSRMQWSEQAIADQAQATWQSISNCSMDSVSGDRWLGSLVAMNLGFPSQMISGPAAHSPWMTSQRLQNHGTLVIWQNGDEVELPLLQELSVIDNADFANSFDNNLLNTPSNQLIKQQGQWQIAWRDPKAKSPLIIDWVAFVPSRCLK; the protein is encoded by the coding sequence TTGTTAGCTTATTTTCTTATCTGGTCCATCGCCCCAGCATTTCTTGCCAGCAGTGTTCCTATTGATGTTGGTGAGGGCATCAACTGGGGCAGTGAATGGCAACTAGGCTATTATAAACACCCGCCCTTCTCCTCTTGGGTGCTGTTTAGCTTTTATCAGCTTTTTGGTCATGTTGGACCTTATCTGCTCAGCCAGCTTTATGTCATTTTGACACTGGTTTTGGTCTATCAGCTTGGTCGCAAAGTGTTATCGCAAGATTTGGCATTTTTAGGCAGCATTTTGACGCTAGCGGTGCTGTATTACAGTTATCCAAGTTTAGAGTTTAACCATAATGTGGCGCAATTTCCGATTTGGGCGGGGCTGTACTTAACCTTTTATAACTCGGTGACGCGCGGTAAGCTTTCAGATTGGTTATTATTCGGGGTTATCGGTGGTTTGGGGATGCTCACCAAATATCCGGTGATTTTTTTACTCATTCCTATGGCAATTTATTTATTGCTGCCAAAACAGTGGTCACTATTAAAAAGGCCTTATCCTTGGCTAAGCGCTGCTGTGATGGTTGCCGTATTTTCACCGCATTTGTATTGGCTCATCACTCATGACTGGCTGCCGCTCACTTATGCCAGTGCGCGCTCAGAGGAAGCGGACGAAATGTCAGGAATCCTCGGCGGTCATTTAAGCTGGCTTCGTTTTGTTGGCGCGCAAATCACGGCTCACATTCCGCTTATTATCATGCTCCTGCTGTCTTATAAGTCGCTTTTGAAATTGAAAGATTATCAAAATCAACTGTCAAAAGAGCTTGCTCTAATTTGGTATCTTTGGGCCGCGCCAGTTGCTGTTTTGGTGGTGCTCAGTCTTGTTTTTGGATTGGGACTTCGCGATATGTGGGGCAGCCCGATGTGGGCGCTGTCAGGGCTACTTGCGGTATCGTTTATCGCCCCAAGCGCGCAGGCAGCGGCGTTAAAAAAGCTACCCCGAGCGCTGTTTGTTTGGTTAGCATTGGTTACCGTATTGATGCTGGTTTATGTGGGCGCTGGCGATAAGCTGCGTCATAAACCCTCACGGATGCAGTGGTCCGAGCAAGCCATCGCTGATCAAGCCCAAGCAACTTGGCAATCGATCAGCAATTGTTCAATGGACAGCGTGTCGGGTGATCGCTGGCTTGGATCACTTGTGGCAATGAATTTGGGGTTTCCGTCGCAAATGATTTCAGGACCTGCCGCTCATTCGCCGTGGATGACTTCCCAACGCCTGCAAAATCATGGTACGCTTGTCATTTGGCAAAACGGCGATGAGGTTGAGTTGCCCTTACTGCAAGAATTATCCGTCATTGACAATGCCGATTTTGCAAACAGTTTTGATAACAATTTGCTTAACACTCCATCCAATCAGCTCATCAAACAGCAAGGTCAATGGCAAATTGCTTGGCGTGATCCAAAAGCTAAGTCGCCGCTGATTATTGATTGGGTCGCTTTTGTGCCAAGCCGCTGTTTAAAATAA
- a CDS encoding branched-chain amino acid transaminase yields MNMATQQGKLWMNGDIIDQPEAKIHVLTHSLHYGMAVFEGVRAYQTADNRTAIFRLKEHTERLLGSAKIFQMDVPFNAQELEDAQKEIVKQNGLAEAYIRPLIWVGAEKLGLSSRGNSINAMVAAWHWGAYLGEEGIKNGIRVKTSSYTHHLPNVTMCKAKASSNYPVSIMANQEVTRHGYDEAILMDPQGYVCQGSGENLFLVKNGELHTPDLAGGALDGITRRTIIQFADDLGIKVVERRITRDEFYLADEIFMTGTAAEVTPIREYDDRVIGNGGRGELTEQLQSLYFDVVHGRNDNYMDWLSFID; encoded by the coding sequence ATGAACATGGCAACACAGCAAGGCAAGCTTTGGATGAATGGCGACATCATCGACCAGCCAGAGGCCAAAATCCACGTTTTAACCCACAGCTTGCATTATGGCATGGCCGTGTTTGAAGGCGTTCGTGCGTACCAAACTGCGGACAACCGTACCGCCATTTTTCGCTTAAAGGAGCACACCGAGCGCCTTTTAGGCTCTGCCAAAATCTTTCAAATGGACGTGCCATTTAACGCCCAAGAGTTAGAGGACGCCCAAAAAGAAATCGTGAAGCAAAACGGTTTGGCTGAAGCCTATATCCGTCCACTGATTTGGGTTGGTGCCGAAAAGCTAGGTCTTTCTTCACGTGGCAACAGCATCAATGCCATGGTTGCTGCTTGGCATTGGGGTGCGTACCTTGGCGAAGAGGGCATCAAAAACGGCATCCGCGTCAAAACTTCATCATACACCCACCACTTGCCCAACGTCACCATGTGTAAGGCCAAAGCATCGAGCAACTATCCGGTGTCGATCATGGCAAACCAAGAAGTCACCCGCCACGGTTATGACGAAGCCATTTTGATGGACCCGCAAGGCTACGTTTGCCAAGGCTCAGGTGAAAACTTATTTTTAGTAAAAAATGGCGAGCTGCATACTCCCGATTTGGCAGGCGGTGCGCTTGATGGCATTACCCGCCGAACCATCATCCAGTTTGCTGATGATTTAGGAATCAAAGTCGTTGAGCGTCGAATCACTCGCGACGAGTTTTACTTAGCTGATGAAATCTTTATGACCGGAACGGCAGCTGAAGTCACCCCAATCCGCGAATATGATGACCGCGTGATTGGGAACGGCGGTCGCGGCGAGCTAACCGAACAGCTTCAAAGCCTGTATTTTGACGTGGTTCATGGTCGCAACGACAACTACATGGACTGGCTCAGTTTTATTGACTAA
- the aspS gene encoding aspartate--tRNA ligase produces the protein MTQSNQTPKDLITTSENRDEYCGAVNERLLDKTITIVGWVHRRRDHGGVIFLDMRDRAGILQVVVDPDTPEAFATADAARPEYVLKITGRVRRRYEGTENSSMVSGQVELLGKQIEVLAKSETPPFPLNDDTTTASEDLRLKYRYLDMRRPQMQDRMVFRARATSAIRRYLDDHGFLDVETPILTRATPEGARDYLVPSRTRPGNFFALPQSPQLFKQLLMVSGFDRYYQIAKCFRDEDLRADRQPEFTQVDIETSFLTEEEIMSLNEGLIKHLFKTMLDVELPEFPRLTYAEAMRDYASDKPDLRIPLKLVDVADLMKSVDFKVFSGPANDPKGRVAALRVPNGGALSRKQIDEYTKFVGIYGARGLAYIKVNDTSKINNGVDQDSGLQSPIIKNMTDDVLASLIERTQAENGDIIFFGADKARVVNDAMGALRQKIGLDLELETCAWAPLWVTDFPMFEETDDGKWTSMHHPFTKPKGSVSELKESPETALSIAYDMVLNGTEVGGGSLRINTLEMQQAVFEALGIDEEEAKDKFSFLLDALKFGAPPHGGLAFGLDRLIMLMVGASSIRDVIAFPKTKTADCPLTQAPAEVDNKQLRELGIRVREKAQSE, from the coding sequence ATGACGCAAAGCAATCAGACACCAAAAGATTTGATAACCACAAGTGAAAACCGCGATGAATACTGCGGCGCGGTGAATGAGCGCTTGCTTGATAAAACCATAACTATCGTCGGCTGGGTTCATCGTCGCCGCGACCACGGCGGTGTCATTTTTTTAGACATGCGTGACCGCGCGGGCATCTTGCAGGTGGTTGTTGACCCTGATACGCCAGAAGCCTTTGCCACCGCTGACGCCGCACGCCCTGAATACGTACTAAAAATCACCGGCCGCGTCCGTCGCCGCTATGAAGGCACAGAAAACTCAAGCATGGTTAGCGGTCAAGTTGAGCTGCTTGGCAAACAAATTGAAGTGCTTGCTAAGTCTGAAACGCCGCCGTTTCCGCTCAATGATGACACTACCACTGCTTCTGAAGATTTGCGCTTAAAGTATCGCTATCTTGATATGCGCCGCCCGCAAATGCAAGATCGAATGGTATTTCGTGCTCGCGCCACCTCTGCCATTCGCCGATATTTAGATGACCATGGCTTCTTAGACGTTGAAACGCCGATTTTGACCCGAGCAACGCCTGAGGGTGCTCGTGATTACTTAGTGCCGTCACGAACGCGTCCGGGAAACTTTTTTGCCCTGCCGCAATCGCCTCAGCTGTTCAAGCAATTGCTTATGGTGTCAGGATTTGACCGCTACTACCAAATCGCTAAGTGCTTCCGCGATGAAGATTTACGCGCTGACCGTCAGCCCGAATTTACCCAAGTTGATATTGAGACCTCTTTTTTAACCGAAGAAGAAATCATGAGCCTCAACGAAGGGTTAATTAAGCATTTATTCAAAACGATGCTTGATGTTGAGCTGCCTGAATTTCCGCGATTGACTTACGCGGAAGCCATGCGCGATTACGCCTCGGACAAGCCAGATTTAAGAATCCCATTAAAATTAGTTGATGTGGCTGACTTGATGAAATCTGTTGATTTTAAAGTATTCTCAGGACCTGCCAACGATCCAAAAGGTCGCGTTGCTGCCCTTCGCGTTCCAAACGGCGGGGCATTGAGCCGAAAACAAATCGATGAGTATACCAAGTTCGTTGGTATTTATGGCGCTCGCGGTTTGGCTTATATTAAAGTTAACGACACCAGTAAAATCAACAACGGCGTTGACCAAGACTCAGGGCTTCAATCACCCATTATTAAAAACATGACCGATGACGTTCTTGCAAGCTTGATTGAACGCACCCAAGCTGAAAATGGCGACATTATTTTCTTCGGTGCTGACAAAGCCCGTGTGGTCAACGATGCTATGGGCGCGCTTCGTCAAAAAATCGGGCTTGATTTAGAGCTTGAAACTTGTGCTTGGGCGCCGCTTTGGGTCACCGACTTCCCCATGTTTGAAGAAACTGACGATGGCAAATGGACATCGATGCACCACCCGTTTACTAAGCCAAAAGGTTCGGTGAGCGAGCTTAAAGAAAGCCCAGAAACGGCGCTATCGATCGCCTATGATATGGTGTTAAACGGTACCGAAGTTGGTGGTGGCAGCTTGCGTATCAACACCCTTGAAATGCAGCAAGCAGTGTTTGAAGCTTTAGGGATTGACGAAGAGGAAGCCAAAGACAAGTTTAGCTTCTTACTTGACGCCCTAAAATTCGGTGCGCCGCCGCACGGTGGTCTAGCGTTTGGTTTGGATCGTCTGATTATGCTAATGGTTGGCGCAAGCTCAATCCGCGATGTGATTGCGTTCCCAAAAACCAAGACCGCCGACTGTCCGCTTACTCAAGCCCCTGCCGAAGTTGATAACAAACAGCTTCGCGAGCTTGGCATTCGCGTTCGCGAAAAAGCTCAGTCAGAATAA
- a CDS encoding GtrA family protein: MMKALPIKAPSQALLFLIVGATAAAVHFVALIVLVSVLDMTPALANVGAFFMAFGVSFLGHFHLTFKPTAALLDSQTNNGNNIINKGDCCLYPDILRRAPCGTINNNNQRHHLSDCTFLLYQGVITKPSFSTKKTSPLHALIKWFASSALGFLVNQALFMTLLYYFGTQHYPLIWLVVTGIITVMTFALGKFWAFNHD, from the coding sequence ATGATGAAAGCTTTGCCCATTAAAGCCCCAAGTCAAGCTCTGTTGTTTTTAATCGTTGGGGCGACAGCTGCAGCGGTACACTTTGTCGCCCTGATTGTTTTGGTAAGCGTGCTAGATATGACACCTGCATTGGCAAACGTTGGTGCGTTTTTTATGGCGTTTGGCGTCAGCTTTTTGGGGCATTTTCATTTAACGTTTAAGCCAACCGCTGCCCTACTTGACAGCCAAACAAATAACGGCAACAATATCATCAATAAAGGCGATTGCTGTCTTTATCCTGACATCTTACGCCGCGCCCCTTGCGGCACTATCAACAATAATAATCAACGTCATCACCTAAGCGATTGCACCTTTTTGTTATATCAAGGCGTCATTACCAAGCCGTCATTTTCAACTAAAAAAACCTCGCCACTTCACGCGTTGATCAAGTGGTTTGCCAGTTCAGCGTTAGGCTTTTTGGTCAATCAGGCACTATTTATGACCTTGCTTTACTACTTTGGAACGCAACACTACCCGCTGATTTGGTTGGTGGTCACCGGCATCATTACGGTAATGACTTTTGCTCTGGGTAAATTTTGGGCCTTTAATCATGACTAA
- a CDS encoding glycosyltransferase family 8 protein, producing the protein MDAAINRISAVITNQTGKAQHQNTLAFCVDNNYLPFAIFVANQFIDHHSPLPCDICICMPDISQVPKALLTGTIRFIEMAITGIDHMPVGSLSLAAYYRLFLPSIFAQTYDYIIYLDADTYINRPFYDDMMACCAQFPSNFCVAAAADIIELKFKSTMKPTAKKVDHYVRGYHQFDHVYRNSGVLLLNTKNYNHQQVLIKVFSYAFTHADKLQCHDQSALNGALLNDIVLLPFNFNWQIHTLTYKLTQEFNPYILHFISNNKPWVLKNKFTKDYQSIYHNYLVNNFPKQTPQVLNVYEYRKKSPKYSNPAREFISIKGHQLRDGLAAISKTFSISANQGYGCQKILPTPPFLVSKDIKPQIANKKE; encoded by the coding sequence ATGGACGCTGCTATCAATCGTATCTCCGCCGTGATTACCAATCAAACCGGTAAAGCTCAGCACCAAAATACGCTGGCTTTTTGTGTGGATAACAACTATTTACCCTTTGCTATTTTTGTGGCAAACCAATTTATTGATCATCATTCACCGCTGCCTTGTGATATTTGCATTTGTATGCCGGATATCAGCCAAGTGCCAAAAGCGCTCTTGACAGGAACGATCCGCTTTATCGAAATGGCGATCACAGGCATTGATCATATGCCTGTTGGCAGTCTTAGCTTAGCAGCTTATTATCGGTTGTTCTTACCGAGTATTTTTGCACAAACCTATGATTATATTATATATTTAGACGCCGATACGTATATCAATCGACCGTTTTATGATGATATGATGGCTTGCTGCGCTCAATTTCCAAGCAATTTTTGTGTGGCGGCGGCGGCTGATATTATCGAGCTTAAATTTAAGTCAACCATGAAGCCTACGGCGAAAAAAGTAGATCACTACGTTCGAGGTTATCATCAATTCGATCACGTTTATCGCAATTCTGGCGTATTATTACTCAATACCAAAAATTATAATCATCAGCAAGTATTAATCAAAGTTTTTTCTTACGCGTTTACTCATGCTGATAAGCTTCAATGCCATGATCAGTCGGCTTTAAACGGGGCTTTGCTTAATGACATTGTCCTATTGCCGTTTAATTTTAACTGGCAGATTCACACCCTAACTTATAAACTTACTCAAGAGTTTAACCCCTATATTTTGCACTTTATTAGCAATAACAAACCATGGGTACTAAAAAATAAATTCACTAAAGACTATCAATCGATTTATCACAATTATTTGGTGAATAATTTTCCAAAGCAAACGCCGCAAGTATTAAACGTTTATGAGTATCGGAAAAAATCACCCAAATATAGCAATCCAGCTCGTGAATTTATTTCCATTAAAGGTCATCAATTGCGAGATGGTTTAGCCGCTATCAGTAAAACTTTTAGCATTTCGGCTAACCAAGGTTATGGCTGTCAGAAAATCCTACCAACGCCGCCTTTTTTGGTATCAAAAGATATAAAACCTCAAATTGCTAATAAAAAAGAATAA
- a CDS encoding lysophospholipid acyltransferase family protein has translation MNPYQIFRFVPLSVLQMLARMIAWLMMLLPNLSITRTITTNLALIAPNTDHAKKQQLITEIIQNQCLSTVESVKSWAMPPDWSIEQIKDVHNIDILQQGLANPNGMLAIVPHLGTWEIMNAWLNQFGAPTIMYKPVKGKVTNDFVLQGRERLSATLVPTDASGVKAIFKTLKQGGFSIILPDHVPEPSGGVIVPFFGIETLTSTLASKLASKTRCALVGLSCIRRDDNKGFDIYCYKLDDSKLYDRKAEVSSAALNTAMETMINAHFSHYMWGYRRFKHIPSLGNPYIAPPSDLNDFIKSKA, from the coding sequence ATGAACCCCTATCAGATCTTTAGGTTCGTGCCACTATCCGTACTTCAGATGCTGGCACGAATGATTGCTTGGCTGATGATGTTACTGCCGAACCTGAGCATCACGCGCACCATTACGACTAATTTAGCATTAATCGCTCCAAATACTGATCATGCTAAAAAACAGCAACTCATTACAGAAATCATCCAAAACCAATGCTTAAGCACGGTTGAGTCTGTGAAAAGCTGGGCAATGCCGCCTGATTGGAGCATTGAGCAAATCAAAGATGTTCATAACATCGACATTTTGCAACAAGGTCTTGCAAACCCAAACGGCATGCTTGCCATCGTTCCGCACCTTGGTACTTGGGAGATTATGAACGCTTGGCTCAACCAGTTTGGTGCGCCAACCATCATGTATAAGCCCGTCAAAGGCAAAGTGACCAATGACTTTGTGCTTCAAGGTCGCGAGCGTCTCAGTGCCACACTTGTTCCAACGGACGCAAGCGGCGTCAAAGCCATTTTTAAAACCCTTAAACAAGGCGGCTTTAGCATTATCTTACCTGACCATGTCCCTGAACCATCAGGCGGCGTTATTGTGCCCTTTTTTGGTATTGAGACACTCACCAGCACCCTAGCTTCAAAGCTTGCCAGCAAAACACGCTGCGCTTTGGTCGGTCTATCTTGCATTCGCCGAGATGACAACAAAGGCTTTGACATTTATTGCTACAAGCTTGATGACTCCAAGCTTTATGATAGAAAAGCTGAAGTTTCAAGCGCTGCTCTTAATACTGCCATGGAGACTATGATTAACGCTCATTTTAGCCATTATATGTGGGGCTATCGCAGGTTTAAGCATATCCCTAGCCTTGGCAATCCTTATATCGCCCCTCCCTCCGACTTAAACGATTTTATTAAATCAAAAGCTTAG
- a CDS encoding putative nucleotide-diphospho-sugar transferase — protein MTTSHADFQHINDTDRFLVCCFYTQSYLDHAKALKQTLDDFNISYYFKEVQDAGYWEANTRIKPHFILDCLQKFPEKSILYLDADARVRKPLDYFNHITADVAFYNTKGMPGMSHDYLAGTLFFNNTPATHQLVKQWIVEQQDGKRTQVDQDSLDAAMNKLDNTLSIEPLSAGYIKIFDKDYQGDIYIEQYQASRNQTKLRRKLIRKRNRVLGLAAIIIPILVIGFILAVD, from the coding sequence ATGACAACATCGCATGCCGATTTTCAACATATCAACGATACCGACCGCTTTTTGGTGTGCTGCTTTTATACCCAAAGTTATTTAGATCATGCTAAAGCATTAAAACAAACGTTAGATGACTTTAATATCAGCTATTATTTTAAAGAAGTGCAAGATGCGGGATACTGGGAAGCCAATACTCGAATTAAGCCGCATTTTATTTTAGACTGCTTGCAAAAATTTCCTGAAAAAAGCATTTTATATTTGGATGCGGACGCTCGAGTGAGAAAGCCGCTGGATTATTTTAATCATATTACCGCTGATGTGGCTTTTTATAACACCAAAGGCATGCCAGGAATGTCGCATGACTATTTAGCGGGCACCTTATTTTTTAATAACACGCCTGCCACGCACCAGTTAGTAAAACAGTGGATTGTTGAGCAACAAGACGGCAAACGCACTCAGGTGGATCAAGATAGCCTCGATGCGGCAATGAACAAACTTGATAATACCTTAAGCATTGAGCCGCTAAGCGCAGGCTATATTAAGATTTTTGATAAAGATTATCAAGGCGACATCTATATTGAGCAGTACCAAGCCAGCCGCAATCAAACCAAACTTCGCCGTAAGCTTATTCGCAAACGTAATAGAGTCTTAGGGTTGGCTGCCATTATTATCCCTATTTTAGTGATTGGTTTTATCCTCGCTGTTGATTAA
- a CDS encoding ChbG/HpnK family deacetylase: MTNTTNLQEKKDAGRAIIINVDDLGLSPAINQAVIRLAGRGLIGATSFMAGGTVSADEVQSLREVKVDIGLHLDFTGIFPTSLKRPLPALITASYARQLNKAAVTDAIKQQFDAFETTFNKAPVFVDGHQHVHQLPTIRQCLIDEITSRYGAENLSSARVTTPLIRDAKSQIIYRLGGKAWQRLCAQQQVKTNDYFAGVYDFDANRDELEALWQQWLSAAPTTNYLAAGLHMCQPDLEPRGTYAQYGSTTPPIHSVPLGLPRNIVTTLIMCHPAVAGHDWQDEIKAAREREFAWLMSYEFEQLLEDYQVRLVKWSELAA, encoded by the coding sequence ATGACTAATACTACAAATTTACAAGAAAAAAAAGACGCCGGTCGCGCCATTATTATTAATGTCGATGATTTAGGGTTGTCCCCTGCCATAAATCAAGCGGTGATACGCCTAGCTGGTCGCGGTCTTATTGGAGCGACAAGTTTTATGGCGGGTGGGACGGTATCGGCAGATGAGGTACAGTCGCTTCGTGAGGTCAAAGTTGATATCGGGCTGCATTTGGATTTTACGGGTATTTTTCCGACGTCCCTTAAGCGTCCGCTTCCGGCGTTAATCACGGCAAGCTATGCAAGGCAGCTGAATAAAGCGGCGGTCACGGACGCCATCAAACAGCAATTTGATGCCTTTGAGACCACGTTTAATAAAGCTCCTGTATTTGTTGACGGTCATCAGCACGTCCATCAGCTGCCAACGATTCGCCAATGTTTAATTGACGAAATTACCTCCCGCTATGGCGCTGAAAATTTGTCAAGTGCGCGGGTGACCACGCCTTTGATTCGCGATGCCAAATCGCAAATCATCTATCGTTTGGGCGGCAAGGCTTGGCAGCGGCTTTGCGCGCAGCAGCAGGTTAAAACCAATGATTACTTTGCCGGCGTTTATGACTTTGATGCAAATCGCGATGAGCTCGAAGCCCTTTGGCAACAATGGCTAAGCGCCGCGCCCACCACCAATTATTTGGCGGCAGGGCTGCATATGTGTCAGCCCGACCTTGAGCCACGCGGCACGTATGCTCAGTACGGAAGCACAACTCCGCCCATTCATTCCGTGCCGCTTGGACTGCCCCGAAATATCGTCACGACGCTGATTATGTGCCATCCGGCAGTTGCGGGTCATGATTGGCAAGATGAAATCAAAGCCGCTCGCGAACGTGAATTTGCTTGGCTTATGAGCTATGAATTTGAGCAATTGTTAGAAGATTATCAAGTTCGATTGGTAAAGTGGTCGGAACTTGCCGCCTAA
- a CDS encoding glycosyltransferase: MTDHSDFHNSEIEQRYIICMKWGSKYGAEFVNRLYNMVNRHLTLDFQMVCLTDDDTDIHPDIKCFPIPELNLPANLPERGWKKLTTFKPELYGLKGVALFLDIDIVIVDNIDGFFTYQADHNDSVVIIRDWKKPWRMIGNSSVYRFKVGMNTYPDLLANFERNFETIRKEVRHEQAYLSNYLREHHHLEYWDKSWCVSFKYQCMAPPLLNVVQAPTLPTGAKIVIFHGEINPPDAITGGGGKWYRRVLPSPWLQEHWH, translated from the coding sequence ATGACAGACCATTCCGATTTTCATAATTCCGAAATTGAGCAGCGCTATATCATCTGTATGAAATGGGGCAGCAAATACGGCGCGGAATTTGTCAATCGCTTATATAATATGGTCAATCGGCACTTAACGCTCGATTTTCAAATGGTTTGCCTCACTGATGACGATACTGATATTCACCCCGATATTAAGTGCTTTCCTATCCCTGAACTGAATCTGCCTGCCAACCTCCCTGAGCGCGGCTGGAAAAAACTGACGACGTTCAAGCCTGAATTGTACGGTTTAAAAGGTGTCGCGCTATTTTTAGATATTGATATCGTGATTGTTGATAACATTGACGGCTTTTTTACCTATCAAGCTGACCATAATGATAGCGTGGTCATTATCCGCGATTGGAAAAAGCCGTGGCGGATGATTGGTAACAGCTCAGTGTATCGCTTCAAAGTTGGGATGAATACGTATCCTGATCTACTTGCCAATTTTGAGCGCAATTTTGAAACTATTCGCAAAGAAGTTCGTCATGAACAAGCTTATTTGTCCAATTATTTACGCGAGCATCACCACCTTGAATATTGGGATAAATCGTGGTGCGTGAGCTTTAAATATCAGTGCATGGCGCCGCCTTTGCTCAATGTTGTTCAGGCACCAACATTACCTACCGGCGCAAAAATTGTCATCTTTCATGGCGAAATCAACCCGCCCGATGCCATCACAGGCGGCGGCGGCAAGTGGTATCGGCGTGTTTTGCCAAGCCCGTGGCTTCAAGAACATTGGCATTAA